The following DNA comes from Williamwhitmania sp..
TAAAACTAAAAGCTGTAAAAAGCATGAAAATACCTGAACCCGCGAGGATAAAATTCATAAATCAAATTATTTTGCAATCCCTTGCTGGATATGGCTCTAGCGTTTCTGCTAGGGCGGGGAGTGGTTTAGAGAAGTTTATTCCCCCACAACGAAAGCAGAATAACAATAGATTGCTGGATATTCAAACAGGACAATAACCATGACCAAATTCCTAACTCCAACACCCAAGTTTACTGTCTACAACAATGGTATCCCTGCTAACGGGGCGAAAGTCTACGTCTATGCCGCTGGTACTACGACTCCGGCTGATTCTTACTCAGACGAAGCTGGAACACCCAACACTAATCCAGTTATCTGTGATTCTAGGGGAGAGTGTGACGTATGGCTCACCCCAGGAACGTCTTATAAGTTTGTAGTCAAAGATTCTGCTGATGCGACGATCTACACTGTAGATGACATAGCGTCGGTGATAGATTCATCAAACATAAACTTTCTCCAAGCTGGAACTGGAGCGGTAACGCGTACCGTTCAAAGTAAAGAAAGAGATGTTATAAGCGTGAAAGACTTTGGTGCTACTGGTGACGGAGTTACTGATGACACGGCGGCGATACAAGCGGCAATTGACGCTGCTGTTGCGCTTACAAGTTCAATAGTAACATTTCCTCCAGGCACTTATATAACAA
Coding sequences within:
- a CDS encoding glycosyl hydrolase family 28-related protein — translated: MTKFLTPTPKFTVYNNGIPANGAKVYVYAAGTTTPADSYSDEAGTPNTNPVICDSRGECDVWLTPGTSYKFVVKDSADATIYTVDDIASVIDSSNINFLQAGTGAVTRTVQSKERDVISVKDFGATGDGVTDDTAAIQAAIDAAVALTSSIVTFPPGTYIT